The Porites lutea chromosome 11, jaPorLute2.1, whole genome shotgun sequence genome includes a region encoding these proteins:
- the LOC140952715 gene encoding serine/arginine-rich splicing factor 1A-like: MTSMNRSNNNNRRVYVGNLPSNIDERDLEDIFYKYGDIADVDLKLPRYGTGGTPFAFVEFQDPRDAEDAVRGRDGYEFDGQRIRVEFPRGGRGGRSGGGGGGFGGGGGGGGGGGGGYGRGPPPRRSEYRVLVSGLPPTGSWQDLKDHMRDAGDVQFTDVFKDGTGIVEYSHYDDMKYALKHLDDSKFRSHEGEVAFIRVKADSRSHGGGGSGGGGGRSASRSRSRSRSRTPKRRSRSRSPRRSYSPKKSKSPSRSPKRKRSASPRRSRSRSRSRS; the protein is encoded by the exons ATGACGTCCATGAATCGAAGTAACAACAATAACAGGAGGGTATACGTAGGTAATTTACCTTCCAATATAGATGAGAGAGATTTGGAAGATATTTTTTACAAGTACGGGGATATTGCTGACGTTGACTTGAAACTACCACGTTACGGTACTGGCGGCACGCCGTTTGCCTTTGTTGAATTTCAGGATCCAAG GGATGCTGAAGATGCAGTAAGAGGAAGGGATGGATATGAATTTGATGGTCAAAGAATTAGAGTGGAGTTTCCTCGTGGTGGACGTGGGGGTAGGtctggtggtggtggaggaggatttggtggtgggggtggtggtggCGGCGGCGGCGGCGGTGGATATGGAAGGGGCCCTCCTCCACGTCGCTCTGAGTACCGTGTCTTGGTATCTGGACTGCCTCCTACTGGTAGTTGGCAAGATCTCAAGGACCACATGCGGGATGCTGGTGACGTTCAGTTTACTGATGTCTTCAAAGATGGCACTGGTATTGTGGAGTATTCTCATTATGACGACATGAAATATGCCCTGAAGCATCTTGATGATTCCAAGTTCCGTTCGCATGAG GGTGAAGTTGCTTTCATTCGTGTCAAGGCAGACAGTAGGAGCCacggtggtggtggtagtggtggaggTGGAGGTAGATCTGCAAGCCGAAGTCGATCACGTTCAAGAAGTAGAACGCCGAAAAGGAGATCCCGCTCCCGCAGTCCACGTCGATCATATTCACCAAAGAAATCCAAGTCCCCTTCAAGGTCACCAAAGAGAAAGAGATCTGCTTCTCCAAGGCGTTCCAGATCACGTTCTCGCTCGCGTTCATAA